From the genome of Vairimorpha necatrix chromosome 8, complete sequence:
ATCCGTCTGGATTTGCCGTATAAATGAGTACATAGAAATCCATAAGATTTTAGAAGACCACACTGAAGATGTAAAAGGCTGCCTTTTCTTTCTCGATTTCTTCGTCTCTTTCGGCTATGACAACACTATAAACCTCTACcaatatttcaaatataaTGAAGAATGGGAATTAGTTCAAGAaatagaagaagaagacaCAGTCTGGAATGTGGTCTTTATAGAAGACAGGATGTATTCCTGTAATGCCAGTGGTGAGATTTCTCTATATGTATTAGATAAAGGATatactttaaaaaagagGAAGAAGTTTAGTCATTTGCCCATTTTGGCACTGTGCGCTTATAAAAACAGACTTGTGGCGGGTTTAAATTTGGGAGACTTGATTTTCttagatttaaatttggAAATAGTCCATGAGATGGAGAAAATACACACGggatttataaattgtgTTTATTATTCAGAAAAAGATGAAATTTTAGGAACATGTAGTGATGATCAAACTTACAACATCCTCAAAGAAgaagaataaatattaattttaaaattttcaatttttttttataaatttttcttttttttggtaCCCCAAAAATGAGAAAGACAAATAACTTAGCAATAAGTAATTTGACCGACAAAGTATCTGTCAAACAGATCGCTGACGCTTTCTCAAAATAcgaatttaaaatgtaagTGAAGAAAATCAATTCCTTGGTTCGTGAATCTGAACTAATGATGATTATTATTGCAGATACTAATCTCAGAACATCAATAAACATCAAGGAAGTCTACAGAAGAGACGGAGGCAAGAAACTTGTAGGAAATGTCGAGTTTAAAGACACTGAGTCTATTGAAGAGGTAGTCGCCAGTGAGAAGATCTCAATTAATAATGAAGAATATCCTGTCTACTTTGCCAAGGGGCAAAGTAGCAAAGAGAAAGTCATCATCAGTGACAAGAAGCTGTACATTAAGGGACTGCCTAAAGATTTACAGGAGAGCGAGATCATCGACATGCTAGGGAAATGTAAAATCTCAACTACCAA
Proteins encoded in this window:
- a CDS encoding putative cytosolic iron-sulfur assembly protein, which codes for MNFSVSNFRTDEKLFSIHINKNIYTGGTSTFLKDVSNNVILYKHDKSITHITSSGPFLACSSYDCTVSIFKVENIVYKLEDVIEGPDTEIKCVSFDSSNSWLAFATRGKSVWICRINEYIEIHKILEDHTEDVKGCLFFLDFFVSFGYDNTINLYQYFKYNEEWELVQEIEEEDTVWNVVFIEDRMYSCNASGEISLYVLDKGYTLKKRKKFSHLPILALCAYKNRLVAGLNLGDLIFLDLNLEIVHEMEKIHTGFINCVYYSEKDEILGTCSDDQTYNILKEEE
- a CDS encoding RNA-binding protein, with product MRKTNNLAISNLTDKVSVKQIADAFSKYEFKITSINIKEVYRRDGGKKLVGNVEFKDTESIEEVVASEKISINNEEYPVYFAKGQSSKEKVIISDKKLYIKGLPKDLQESEIIDMLGKCKISTTNQGSHIVFAEFESSGEQQAALDKLENMEIKGRQVRARKALEKVFPPKGKFRREKGGDQ